TTGCTCCGGTCTTGAAAACCGGCGAAGGTGCAAGCCTTCCGGGGGTTCGAATCCCTCCCTACCCGCCATTCTGGCAGGGACGGGCAAATGAGCCGCAAGGAATCTGATGCTTCGCGCATGCGGCGCATGAAACGGGTGGCGGCGCGATATGGGCTGACCATCCTGACATCGGATAAGATCAAGACGCTGGGTCAGCCCGGCGGGCATGCGCTGCGGGACAACGAGAATTTCGCGATCGTCTATGGGGATGCGCCCAAGCCGTTTTCGGCGACGCTCGACGACATAGAATCCTATCTCGATCGGCTCGAAGCCGGCGAAGACTAAGTCCTCGAACAGGGCGAAGCAAGCCGGGTTCTGACCCGCGGCGGGACAATCCGTTATTTAAACGGTAACCGGAATCGGCCCACACTCATGCTTGTAGGCTCGCCTGTGGCCTTCTTGGCTACAGGCATTTATGGTCGCGGGACCTTGCGGAATATCCGGGTCCGTCCCATCCGCATCCCGCTTTCGTGGAGGCGCGCTATTGTGTTTACCCTGATCAACGCCGACGCTGAAGACGACGACGCCGAAATCACCGATCCCCAGGAAATCGCGGAATTGTTCGCAGCCATCGCGGCGGTGGCCATCGAGGCCATCGGCCCCGGCTCGGCCCGCGAACTGTTCGAAGCGGTGGTCGAGCAGGAGGGACGCGACCCCAATTAGATGATGATCCAGCTTTTCGCCTGACGGTTTATTGCCTGATTGCGGCCTCTGGCCATTGCTGACGGCTTGACGGGACGCGGTGCGGTCTTAAGGACTGCGTCCCGTCGAAATGGGGCCAAGATGAGTGACATAGACAATATCGCGCCGGAGCGGCCGCTTATCGTGCCGCTGGGCGACAGCGCCTTGTTGGTGCGGTTCGGCAGCCGGCTGGACGATGCGGCCAATGCGGCGGCGCTGTCCCTGGCGCGCGCTCTGGAAGACGATCCGGTCGCCGGGCTGGTGGAAATGGTGCCGAGCCTGGTTTCGGTGCTGCTGATTTACGATCCGGCAAAGGCCGAGCCGGTTCGCCTGGCCGGCGAGATTTCCCTCAGATTGTCCAGGCCATCCCGCCACGCTGCGGCGTCGCACCGGATCGCGGTGCAATTCGGCGGCGCGGACGGGCCGGACCTCGACGCGGTGGCGGCGAGCCTGAATTTGAGCGTGGCAACCTTCATCGAACAGCATTGCGCCGCGCCCTTGCGGGTATTGGCCACTGGTTTTGCGCCGGGTTTTGTCGATTGCGGGTTTCATCCTGACCATCTGACGCTGCCACGGCGCAAGCAGGTGCGGCCGCTGGTGCCGGCGGGCAGCGTGCTGTTCGCGGCAGGACAGACGGCCATTACGGCGACCGACATCCCCACCGGCTGGCATGTGATCGGGCGCACGGAATTCCGCAATTTCGATGCGGCGCGCCTGCCGCCGACACAGCTCAAGGCAGGCGATATGGTCAGCTTCGAGGCGTTGCGATGAGCGCGTTGATACGGATAAAGCGGGCGGGGCCGCTGACGACGATCCAGGATGAGGGACGGCACGGCATGCTGGCTCATGGCGTCAGCGCTTCGGGCCCGATGGATCGTGCCGCCTATCGGCGCGCCGGACTGCTGGCTGGTGCAACCCATAGGGCGGGCGTGGAATTCACCCAGGCGGGCCTCGATCTGGTGCTGGCCGAAGGAGAATTGCGGATCGGCTGGGATGGCGGCGCCTTCGTCGTGCGGATCAATGGCCGGGAAGCGAGCTGGCCCGGCTCGGCGCTGCTGGCTGCGGGAGACAGGCTGTCGGTGACGCCGGGAGCTTCGGGCAATTACGGCTATCTGCGATTTGGCGGAGCATTGGACCTGGACCCGGTGCTGGGGAGCCATGCGACCAATATGCGGGCCAGGCTGGGCGGATTGGACGGTCGGGCATTGGTGGCGGGCGATGAACTGGCATTTTCCGGCGTGGGCACATTGCCGGAAGAGGTGCGGAGGCCGGATGCCGAGGACGGACCGATCCGGTTCATAAGGGGGCTGCATTGGAGCTGGTTTTCGCCCAAGGTGCAGGAGGATTTCGTAAAGGGCGGGTTTCGGATTACCCCGATTATGGACCGGATGGGGGTGCGGCTGGCCGATGAGGGCAGGGTCTTTGGCGGCGAGAGCATCCTGTCGCTGGTATCCGATCCT
This genomic stretch from Devosia sp. YIM 151766 harbors:
- a CDS encoding carboxyltransferase domain-containing protein; the protein is MSDIDNIAPERPLIVPLGDSALLVRFGSRLDDAANAAALSLARALEDDPVAGLVEMVPSLVSVLLIYDPAKAEPVRLAGEISLRLSRPSRHAAASHRIAVQFGGADGPDLDAVAASLNLSVATFIEQHCAAPLRVLATGFAPGFVDCGFHPDHLTLPRRKQVRPLVPAGSVLFAAGQTAITATDIPTGWHVIGRTEFRNFDAARLPPTQLKAGDMVSFEALR
- a CDS encoding biotin-dependent carboxyltransferase family protein; translated protein: MSALIRIKRAGPLTTIQDEGRHGMLAHGVSASGPMDRAAYRRAGLLAGATHRAGVEFTQAGLDLVLAEGELRIGWDGGAFVVRINGREASWPGSALLAAGDRLSVTPGASGNYGYLRFGGALDLDPVLGSHATNMRARLGGLDGRALVAGDELAFSGVGTLPEEVRRPDAEDGPIRFIRGLHWSWFSPKVQEDFVKGGFRITPIMDRMGVRLADEGRVFGGESILSLVSDPVQPGDIQILGDGTPIVLMRDHQPTGGYPRIGTVIGADLDRFAQMRPGEVVAFAPMSVERAHRMLRSGRA